Proteins encoded together in one Gemmatimonadota bacterium DH-78 window:
- a CDS encoding DUF1028 domain-containing protein produces MARSLTDRLPLGRALARASTRALGRARPSARHASAAAPRPALTRAVLALCLAVFALAAAPRQASATWSIIAVDTRTGLVVISSATCVSAEGLRTRGGLMGIQAVIVPGIGVAAAQAGVDGTRANQTLIFEQMKQGVDPDEILRMLRNDPRIQSRQFGFVDLQGRMAGFSGESNGYASLAVQSEVRDQGIYFAVQGNILESDEVVLEAVDAFLEAEGTVLDRVMAGMEAADDAGGDSRCSCRTEPVPETTVSCTHRTAHVAYIAAAKPEDDDGGTHSGGTYSLFIDVDDENIRPSENANPVTTLRMRYDAWKAGGGDAELGLGGA; encoded by the coding sequence ATGGCTCGTTCGCTCACCGATCGCCTGCCTCTCGGCCGCGCCCTGGCCCGCGCATCGACCCGCGCCCTCGGCCGCGCCCGGCCCTCCGCCCGGCACGCCTCGGCCGCTGCCCCCCGCCCCGCCCTCACCCGCGCCGTTCTCGCGCTCTGCCTCGCGGTCTTCGCGCTCGCGGCCGCGCCGCGGCAGGCGTCGGCCACCTGGTCGATCATCGCGGTCGATACGCGCACCGGGCTCGTCGTGATCTCCTCGGCCACCTGCGTGTCGGCCGAGGGCCTGCGCACCCGGGGCGGCCTGATGGGGATTCAGGCCGTGATCGTCCCCGGGATCGGCGTGGCCGCGGCGCAGGCGGGCGTCGACGGCACGCGCGCGAACCAGACGCTGATCTTCGAGCAGATGAAGCAGGGGGTCGACCCGGACGAGATTCTGCGGATGCTGCGCAACGATCCCCGCATTCAGAGCCGCCAGTTCGGCTTCGTGGACCTGCAGGGGCGCATGGCCGGCTTCTCGGGCGAGAGCAACGGCTACGCCTCGCTCGCGGTGCAGAGCGAGGTGCGCGATCAGGGCATCTACTTCGCCGTCCAGGGCAACATCCTGGAGAGCGACGAGGTGGTCCTCGAGGCGGTCGACGCCTTTCTCGAGGCCGAGGGCACGGTGCTCGACCGGGTGATGGCGGGCATGGAAGCCGCCGACGACGCGGGTGGTGACAGCCGGTGCAGCTGCCGGACCGAGCCGGTGCCCGAAACCACCGTCTCGTGCACGCATCGCACCGCCCACGTGGCGTACATCGCCGCCGCCAAGCCCGAGGACGACGACGGCGGCACGCACAGCGGGGGCACCTACTCGCTCTTCATCGACGTCGACGACGAGAACATCCGCCCGAGCGAGAACGCCAACCCGGTCACCACCCTGCGCATGCGCTACGATGCGTGGAAGGCGGGGGGCGGCGACGCCGAACTCGGGTTGGGCGGGGCGTAA
- a CDS encoding ABC transporter permease, whose product MSAAPGSPKPPRRIERLLARRIPDGAAGRSSVLGDLHEEYGALHARRGRIAADLWYLAQALALALPWALAALGDSTRGRVSEAASGLLLDLRSTLRGLRRHPTLVVVGVGSLALGSGMVTGAATLLNGAWFAPLPWPEAERLIDLEDAHPTEVCRDCSPGTSHRAFAEWRTAFDGVFERIEASRRGTATLRLGSATSSVFASEITPGLGELLALRPQLGRLLAPDDAAPGAAPVAVLSHGLWQRAFGEDPGVVGRTLDLDGTPRTIVGVLDAQSRPLSRTDLLVPLPPLPAGARFGDRDLWVLGRLAEGVPIGAADEAVRAQATAMYAADADLEPGWSAQAVPLREVLARSGADPAASVAVVALCLIVLLVAALNLATLLLARVTQRAHELGVRAALGAGRLRVARAAVLDAVVLAGAGGLIGLGLTWIGRDLAMVTFAAEMPPWATMPIDLRVLAAAIGSVALAALVAGMLPLTRALATGAGPGASPGHSGSRVAHGPARDLLLGAQIVLGIVLVAGCGNALRTFRTVSDFDRLGYRWEGLQNVVIEPAAGGEAGAGEAVAPLVASLEAAVGGHPGVVGHALSRPLFLGSWGSEEAASPVQVSGEAEPMGNTRVPRHSQAVGAGFFEFSGIPILAGRGVEDSDVEGAPPVAVVSEDAARAMWPDRAPGGVVGESFTLTVGEARRTFEVVGVSAPVIGRAWSESGMTEPRIYTALAQTPEALFGGNPGGGLLLRVEPRGSAMSAEAWSDWLAAVAPEASVSSVQGVDALLRASIQGQRITGLVLTALAALVLGLFAIGIYGTVACRVAAGRRELSIRIALGADGGQVVRSVGGRLARLVAVAVAVGAAAAWGADRVFAGGGVPLGDASPWMLAGVAALVAASAALACGPPLRAALRIDPAGALRGE is encoded by the coding sequence GTGAGCGCCGCACCCGGGTCCCCGAAGCCGCCCCGCCGCATCGAGCGGCTGCTCGCCCGCCGCATCCCGGACGGCGCCGCGGGCCGCAGCTCCGTGCTCGGCGACCTGCACGAGGAGTACGGCGCGCTGCACGCTCGCCGCGGCCGCATCGCCGCCGACCTCTGGTATCTCGCGCAGGCCCTCGCCCTCGCCCTCCCCTGGGCACTCGCGGCACTCGGGGACTCCACCCGCGGCCGCGTCTCCGAGGCCGCCTCCGGGCTGCTGCTCGACCTGCGATCCACCCTGCGCGGACTGCGCCGACACCCGACCCTGGTGGTGGTCGGCGTGGGGTCGCTCGCGTTGGGATCGGGCATGGTCACGGGGGCGGCCACCCTCCTCAATGGCGCCTGGTTCGCGCCGCTGCCCTGGCCCGAGGCGGAGCGGCTGATCGACCTCGAAGACGCGCACCCCACCGAAGTGTGCCGCGACTGCTCGCCGGGCACCTCGCACCGCGCCTTCGCCGAGTGGCGGACCGCCTTCGACGGGGTGTTCGAGCGGATCGAAGCGAGCCGCCGGGGCACGGCCACCCTCCGACTGGGCTCGGCCACATCGTCGGTGTTCGCCTCCGAGATCACCCCCGGTCTCGGCGAACTGCTCGCGCTCCGACCGCAGCTCGGTCGACTGCTGGCGCCCGACGACGCGGCCCCCGGCGCCGCCCCGGTGGCGGTGCTCTCGCACGGACTCTGGCAGCGGGCCTTCGGTGAAGACCCGGGGGTGGTCGGCCGCACCCTCGACCTCGACGGCACCCCGCGCACGATCGTGGGGGTGCTCGACGCGCAGTCGCGGCCCCTCTCGCGCACCGACCTGCTGGTGCCGCTCCCCCCGCTGCCCGCCGGCGCCCGCTTCGGCGACCGCGATCTATGGGTGCTCGGGCGCCTGGCCGAGGGCGTGCCGATCGGGGCGGCCGACGAGGCCGTGCGCGCGCAGGCGACGGCGATGTACGCGGCCGACGCGGATCTCGAGCCCGGCTGGTCGGCGCAGGCGGTGCCGCTGCGCGAGGTGTTGGCCCGCAGCGGGGCCGACCCGGCGGCGAGCGTGGCGGTGGTCGCGCTCTGCCTGATCGTGCTGCTCGTGGCCGCGCTCAACCTCGCCACCCTGCTACTGGCCCGGGTCACGCAGCGCGCGCACGAGCTCGGGGTGCGGGCGGCGCTCGGCGCGGGACGCCTGCGGGTGGCGCGCGCCGCGGTGCTCGACGCGGTGGTGCTCGCCGGGGCGGGCGGGCTGATCGGGCTCGGGCTCACCTGGATCGGCCGCGACCTGGCGATGGTCACCTTCGCGGCGGAGATGCCGCCGTGGGCCACGATGCCGATCGATCTGCGCGTGCTCGCCGCGGCCATCGGGTCGGTGGCGCTGGCCGCGCTGGTGGCGGGCATGCTGCCGCTGACGCGGGCGCTGGCGACCGGCGCGGGGCCCGGCGCGAGCCCGGGGCATTCGGGGTCGCGGGTGGCGCACGGCCCGGCCCGCGACCTGCTGCTCGGCGCGCAGATCGTGCTCGGCATCGTGCTCGTGGCCGGCTGCGGCAACGCCCTGCGCACCTTCCGCACCGTGAGCGACTTCGATCGGCTCGGCTATCGATGGGAGGGACTCCAGAACGTCGTGATCGAACCGGCGGCCGGCGGGGAAGCGGGCGCGGGGGAGGCGGTCGCGCCGCTGGTCGCCTCGCTCGAGGCGGCCGTCGGGGGGCACCCCGGGGTGGTCGGCCACGCCCTGTCGCGCCCGCTCTTTCTCGGGTCGTGGGGATCGGAGGAGGCGGCGAGCCCGGTGCAGGTGTCGGGCGAGGCGGAGCCGATGGGCAACACCCGCGTGCCGCGCCACTCGCAGGCCGTGGGGGCCGGCTTCTTCGAGTTTTCCGGCATCCCGATCCTCGCGGGGCGGGGGGTGGAGGACTCCGATGTGGAGGGCGCCCCACCGGTGGCCGTCGTCTCGGAAGACGCGGCGCGCGCGATGTGGCCCGATCGGGCTCCGGGCGGGGTGGTGGGCGAGTCGTTCACCCTCACCGTGGGCGAGGCGCGGCGCACCTTCGAGGTGGTGGGCGTGAGTGCGCCGGTGATCGGGCGGGCCTGGAGCGAGTCGGGCATGACCGAGCCGCGCATCTACACCGCGCTCGCGCAGACGCCCGAGGCGCTCTTCGGCGGCAACCCGGGGGGCGGGCTGCTGCTGCGGGTCGAGCCCCGGGGCTCGGCGATGTCGGCAGAGGCCTGGAGCGACTGGCTCGCCGCCGTGGCTCCCGAGGCGAGTGTCTCGTCGGTACAGGGGGTGGACGCGCTTCTGCGCGCGTCGATCCAGGGCCAGCGCATCACCGGACTCGTGCTCACCGCACTCGCCGCCCTGGTGCTCGGCCTCTTCGCGATCGGCATCTACGGCACGGTGGCCTGCCGGGTGGCCGCCGGCCGCCGCGAACTGAGCATCCGCATCGCGCTGGGGGCCGACGGCGGCCAGGTGGTGCGCTCGGTCGGCGGACGGTTGGCCCGACTGGTGGCGGTGGCCGTGGCGGTCGGCGCCGCCGCGGCCTGGGGCGCCGACCGGGTGTTCGCCGGCGGGGGCGTGCCGCTCGGCGATGCGAGCCCCTGGATGCTGGCCGGGGTGGCCGCACTGGTCGCCGCCTCCGCCGCTCTGGCCTGCGGGCCCCCGCTGCGGGCGGCGCTGCGCATCGACCCGGCGGGGGCGCTGCGCGGGGAGTAG
- a CDS encoding uracil-DNA glycosylase family protein, translated as MTRAPSPGPRPDHPIAEAFVAASRRLCEAVEPLRFAEPVTHVYNPLVYARAMHEAYLRRAAPRTEGGVLLLGMNPGPWGMVQTGVPFGEIAAVRDWMRLVGEVDKPEREHPKRPVEGLACTRSEVSGRRLWGLLAERFGTFDAFAERHVVVNYCPLVFMEASGRNRTPNKLPAEERAPLEAACDRHLAELIEAARPAWLIGVGAFAEGCLERVRTEMGADGGSVEGDGGADRAFARPRIGRVLHPSPASPAANRGWAEQAVAQMEAQGVW; from the coding sequence ATGACCCGCGCCCCCTCGCCGGGCCCTCGGCCCGACCACCCCATCGCCGAGGCCTTCGTCGCGGCCAGTCGCCGGCTGTGCGAGGCGGTCGAGCCGCTGCGCTTCGCCGAGCCGGTCACCCACGTCTACAACCCGCTCGTCTACGCGCGCGCCATGCACGAGGCGTATCTGCGCCGGGCTGCGCCCCGCACCGAAGGGGGCGTTCTGCTGCTGGGCATGAACCCCGGCCCGTGGGGCATGGTGCAGACCGGCGTGCCCTTCGGCGAGATCGCCGCCGTGCGCGACTGGATGCGGCTCGTGGGCGAGGTCGACAAGCCGGAGCGCGAACACCCCAAGCGACCGGTGGAGGGGCTGGCCTGCACCCGGAGCGAGGTGTCGGGCCGGCGTCTGTGGGGACTCCTCGCCGAGCGTTTCGGCACCTTCGACGCCTTCGCCGAACGCCATGTGGTGGTCAACTACTGCCCGCTGGTGTTCATGGAGGCGAGCGGTCGCAATCGCACCCCGAACAAGCTTCCAGCCGAGGAGCGCGCGCCCCTCGAAGCGGCCTGCGACCGGCACCTGGCCGAGTTGATCGAGGCCGCCCGCCCCGCCTGGCTCATCGGGGTGGGGGCCTTCGCCGAGGGGTGCCTGGAGCGGGTGCGGACGGAGATGGGCGCCGATGGCGGGAGTGTCGAGGGCGACGGGGGTGCGGATCGCGCGTTCGCCCGGCCCCGCATCGGCCGCGTGCTCCACCCGAGCCCGGCCAGTCCCGCGGCGAATCGCGGGTGGGCGGAGCAGGCCGTGGCCCAGATGGAGGCGCAGGGGGTCTGGTAG
- a CDS encoding amidohydrolase family protein gives MFEGIGVERHRLRIVLSIGLGSVLPFAGAETSAAQTSGAGDPATETVHVEIGARSPAPSPDGSTLAISVLGDIFLVPIEGGEAAPVTRGQSWDRHPAWSPDGRFLAYSEHLQGGSRLLMRTMATGLHQIVLDTRSDGGGEILQIDFSPDGDFLYFVRQMSQYDAHLWRVRPDGSDLEQLTFTQGWHEWSFALSPDGRELLLETGRYEGTDLFVMDLESRSPVRITDTPERELGVAWSPDGGTRAWIESMDGVDRVMVSTGGAPAREVTRFPYGQSELVFEPGGDLILANARRLHRIDPATGESTPLPVSAPFERAADPPDDLVITNVRLFPATGGDALIEGAHVVVTDGRISAVGTGPVEAPPGVPVIEGNGRTLLPGLMDNHRHYWQSTQGPTLLRNGVTAVREPGVAIADGMDFKDAAALGILPSPEIYSTGPLIDGWGGYHPMVDVTIEDPAAAAPLVRALADQGVDALKAYFLLEPDVMAAVVAEAHALGLPVTGHLGVRTSLTEAMDAGMDGFSHIRIWKDLLDPAELPDGRGESLDSGVDRVSRMQVDWTRIDANGPEVGALIERLAETGTAIDPTLYVHRRQQSLRTSVSMESFDRALGGYEGMKTFVRRAVEAGVPLLAGTDNVSINNELEAYEEAGVPRARILEAATINGARWIGADDEFGTVEVGKRAHLLLVDGDPLADIRALRAVELVLKDGVVVYGAGR, from the coding sequence ATGTTCGAAGGCATCGGGGTGGAGCGGCACCGACTCCGTATCGTTCTCTCCATCGGGCTCGGCTCGGTGCTTCCCTTCGCGGGTGCCGAGACATCCGCGGCGCAGACCTCGGGGGCCGGCGATCCGGCAACCGAAACGGTCCACGTGGAGATCGGCGCCCGCAGCCCGGCACCCTCGCCCGACGGGTCCACGCTCGCGATCTCGGTGCTCGGCGACATCTTCCTCGTGCCCATCGAGGGGGGCGAAGCCGCCCCCGTCACTCGCGGCCAGAGCTGGGACCGCCATCCGGCGTGGTCGCCCGACGGCCGTTTCCTGGCCTACAGCGAGCACCTGCAGGGCGGCTCGCGGCTCCTGATGCGCACCATGGCGACCGGGCTTCACCAGATCGTGCTCGACACCCGCAGCGACGGAGGGGGCGAGATCCTGCAGATCGACTTCTCGCCCGACGGCGACTTCCTCTACTTCGTGCGCCAGATGTCGCAGTACGATGCCCACCTGTGGCGGGTGCGGCCCGACGGCTCCGACCTCGAGCAGCTCACCTTCACCCAGGGGTGGCACGAGTGGTCGTTCGCCCTCTCGCCCGACGGCCGCGAGCTGCTGCTCGAGACGGGGCGCTACGAGGGCACCGACCTCTTCGTGATGGATCTGGAGTCGCGGAGTCCCGTCCGAATCACCGATACGCCCGAGCGAGAACTCGGGGTGGCGTGGAGCCCCGACGGCGGCACGCGCGCCTGGATCGAGTCGATGGATGGAGTGGACCGCGTGATGGTATCGACGGGCGGCGCCCCCGCCCGCGAGGTCACGCGCTTCCCCTACGGACAGAGCGAGCTCGTGTTCGAGCCGGGGGGCGACCTGATCCTGGCCAACGCGCGCCGGCTCCATCGCATCGATCCCGCCACCGGCGAGAGCACGCCTCTGCCGGTATCGGCCCCCTTCGAGCGCGCCGCCGACCCGCCCGACGATCTGGTGATCACGAACGTGCGCCTCTTTCCGGCCACCGGGGGCGACGCGCTGATCGAAGGCGCGCACGTGGTGGTGACCGACGGGCGGATCAGCGCCGTGGGCACCGGCCCGGTCGAGGCCCCGCCCGGAGTCCCCGTGATCGAGGGGAACGGGCGCACCCTGCTGCCCGGCCTCATGGACAACCATCGCCACTACTGGCAGTCCACGCAGGGTCCCACGCTGCTGCGCAACGGGGTGACGGCGGTGCGCGAACCGGGGGTGGCGATCGCCGACGGCATGGACTTCAAGGACGCCGCCGCGCTCGGCATCCTGCCCTCGCCCGAGATCTACTCCACCGGTCCCCTGATCGACGGATGGGGCGGATACCACCCCATGGTCGACGTCACGATCGAGGATCCGGCGGCGGCCGCGCCCCTCGTGCGCGCACTCGCCGATCAGGGGGTGGACGCTCTCAAGGCGTACTTCCTGCTCGAGCCCGACGTGATGGCGGCCGTGGTGGCGGAGGCGCATGCCCTGGGGCTGCCCGTGACCGGGCATCTCGGGGTGCGAACGAGTTTGACGGAGGCGATGGACGCCGGCATGGACGGGTTCAGCCACATCCGCATCTGGAAGGACCTTCTCGACCCGGCCGAACTGCCCGACGGACGCGGAGAGTCGCTGGACTCGGGTGTGGATCGGGTGTCGCGGATGCAGGTGGACTGGACCCGAATCGATGCGAACGGGCCCGAGGTGGGCGCGCTGATCGAGCGCCTCGCCGAAACCGGCACCGCCATCGACCCCACCCTCTACGTACACCGGCGGCAGCAGTCGCTGCGCACCTCCGTCAGCATGGAGTCGTTCGACCGCGCGCTCGGTGGGTACGAGGGCATGAAGACCTTCGTGCGCCGCGCGGTGGAGGCGGGGGTGCCGCTGCTCGCCGGCACCGACAACGTGAGTATCAACAACGAGCTCGAGGCGTACGAAGAGGCCGGGGTGCCGAGGGCCCGGATCCTCGAAGCCGCCACGATCAACGGGGCGCGCTGGATCGGCGCCGACGACGAGTTCGGCACGGTGGAGGTGGGCAAACGCGCCCATCTCCTGCTCGTGGACGGCGACCCGCTCGCCGACATCCGCGCCCTGCGGGCCGTGGAGCTCGTGCTGAAAGACGGGGTGGTGGTCTACGGAGCCGGCCGATGA
- a CDS encoding TetR/AcrR family transcriptional regulator: MTREQVAEVAYRRFRDGGFDAVSLRGVAGDVGVTAPALYRIFEGKGDLVAAGIERGLRHLHTRLTGALVADEPRERLQRTMSGLLEFALAEPRIYQTLAYPSQEPGVQEVVNRLHGVVVTVVRFLTDRVRECMDAEVLRPDSPERVALVLWSGSHGLISTWLSGHLPLHECELRELYQEFGRLTVAGVGVRADG; encoded by the coding sequence GTGACCCGGGAGCAGGTGGCCGAGGTGGCCTACCGGCGCTTTCGCGACGGCGGCTTCGACGCGGTCTCGCTGCGGGGGGTGGCGGGCGACGTGGGCGTGACCGCTCCCGCCCTCTACCGGATCTTCGAGGGCAAGGGCGATCTGGTGGCAGCCGGCATCGAGCGCGGGCTGCGGCACCTGCACACCCGACTCACCGGCGCGCTCGTGGCCGACGAGCCCCGCGAGCGGCTCCAGCGCACGATGTCGGGTTTGCTGGAGTTCGCCCTCGCCGAGCCGCGCATCTACCAGACGCTGGCCTATCCGTCGCAGGAGCCCGGGGTGCAGGAGGTGGTGAACCGGCTGCACGGGGTGGTGGTGACGGTGGTCCGATTCCTCACGGACCGCGTGCGCGAGTGCATGGACGCCGAGGTGCTGCGCCCCGACTCCCCGGAGCGGGTGGCGCTCGTGCTCTGGAGCGGATCGCACGGCCTCATCTCGACCTGGCTGTCCGGCCACCTGCCGTTGCACGAGTGCGAGCTTCGCGAGCTCTACCAGGAGTTCGGGAGGCTGACGGTGGCGGGAGTGGGCGTGCGGGCGGACGGGTAG
- a CDS encoding SDR family NAD(P)-dependent oxidoreductase — translation MTTDPYTEHRGLLGRTFVLLVLALLAALAATPPAAAQTPPPLDGQVALVTGSTSGMGRVLAFRLAELGAEVIVHGRNAEAGAEVVDSIRRAGGRAAFHGADLGSMDEVRALASTIAAEYPRLDLLVNNAGVGPGPNQRLTSADGLELRFHVNYLAGYQLTHLLMPLLRSSAPAQVVMVASRTQSPIDFDDVMLESRFSGRLAYGQSKLAQIMFAFDLASELEGTGVRINAVHPAPVMDTPMMEVLGARPQSSPDDGARSVLHVILSTEGWNGRYFHELQPGRALDQAYDAEALARLRETSERLTGTRE, via the coding sequence ATGACCACCGACCCGTACACGGAGCACAGGGGACTCCTCGGCCGAACCTTCGTCCTCCTCGTCCTCGCTCTGCTCGCCGCCCTCGCGGCCACCCCACCCGCCGCCGCCCAGACCCCGCCGCCTCTCGACGGTCAGGTCGCGCTCGTGACCGGATCCACCAGCGGCATGGGGCGCGTGCTCGCCTTCCGGCTGGCCGAGCTCGGGGCCGAGGTGATCGTGCACGGGCGCAATGCGGAGGCGGGCGCGGAAGTGGTCGATTCGATCCGCCGCGCGGGCGGACGGGCGGCCTTTCACGGGGCCGATCTGGGATCGATGGACGAGGTGCGGGCACTCGCGAGCACCATCGCGGCGGAGTATCCGCGGCTGGATCTGCTGGTCAACAACGCGGGCGTCGGCCCCGGGCCGAATCAGCGCCTGACGTCGGCCGACGGGCTGGAGCTGCGCTTCCACGTGAACTACCTGGCGGGCTACCAGCTCACGCACCTGCTGATGCCGCTGCTGCGGTCGAGCGCGCCGGCGCAGGTGGTGATGGTGGCGTCGCGCACGCAGTCGCCGATCGACTTCGACGACGTCATGCTCGAGTCGCGCTTCAGCGGCCGCCTCGCGTACGGGCAGAGCAAGCTCGCGCAGATCATGTTCGCCTTCGACCTCGCCTCCGAGCTCGAGGGCACCGGGGTGCGCATCAACGCCGTCCACCCCGCACCGGTCATGGACACGCCCATGATGGAGGTGCTGGGTGCGCGTCCCCAGTCGAGTCCCGACGACGGCGCGCGCTCCGTGCTCCACGTGATCCTCTCCACCGAGGGCTGGAACGGGCGCTACTTCCACGAGCTGCAGCCGGGGCGGGCGCTGGATCAGGCGTACGATGCGGAGGCGCTGGCGCGGCTGCGCGAGACCAGTGAGCGGCTGACGGGCACACGGGAATAG
- the nth gene encoding endonuclease III has protein sequence MLKAERVDYILKRLQELYPDPPIPLDHTDAYTLLVAVLLSAQCTDERVNQVTPALFEMADNPADMAEIDVETIRSVIRPCGLSPQKSKAISVLSRMLLDEHDGEVPRDMEALERLPGVGHKTASVVMAQSFGVPSFPVDTHIHRLAQRWGLTSGKSVVQTERDLKRLFPEESWNDLHLQIIYYGREHCTARGCDGRVCEICRTCYPNRKHPKKTRKA, from the coding sequence GTGCTCAAAGCCGAACGCGTCGACTACATCCTGAAGCGGCTGCAGGAGCTGTATCCCGACCCGCCGATCCCGCTCGACCACACCGACGCCTACACTCTGCTCGTGGCGGTGCTGCTCAGCGCGCAGTGCACCGACGAGCGGGTGAACCAGGTCACGCCCGCACTGTTCGAGATGGCGGACAACCCCGCCGACATGGCCGAGATCGACGTCGAGACGATCCGCTCGGTGATCCGGCCCTGCGGACTCTCGCCCCAGAAGTCGAAGGCGATCTCGGTGCTCTCGCGCATGCTGCTCGACGAGCACGATGGCGAGGTGCCGCGCGACATGGAGGCGCTCGAGCGGCTGCCGGGGGTGGGCCACAAGACGGCGAGCGTGGTGATGGCGCAGTCCTTCGGCGTGCCCTCGTTCCCGGTCGACACCCACATCCACCGCCTCGCCCAGCGCTGGGGACTCACCTCGGGCAAGAGCGTGGTCCAGACCGAGCGCGATCTGAAGCGGCTGTTTCCCGAAGAATCGTGGAACGACCTGCACCTGCAGATCATCTACTACGGCCGCGAGCACTGCACCGCGCGGGGCTGCGACGGCCGCGTGTGCGAGATCTGCCGCACCTGCTATCCGAATCGCAAGCATCCGAAGAAGACCCGCAAAGCCTGA
- a CDS encoding helix-turn-helix transcriptional regulator, whose translation MNSIGELEHLILLAIAALRDDAGALEIRRRLEAEERALTRGALYRALDRLGDKALIEWRVDEPEAERGGHARRIYRLSEPGREAVRTRRATLESLWAEAAEAVR comes from the coding sequence ATGAACTCGATCGGTGAACTCGAGCATCTGATCCTCCTGGCCATCGCCGCGCTGCGCGACGATGCCGGCGCCCTCGAGATTCGCCGGCGGCTGGAGGCGGAGGAGCGCGCACTCACCCGCGGCGCCCTCTACCGGGCCCTCGATCGCCTCGGCGACAAGGCGCTGATCGAGTGGCGGGTCGACGAGCCGGAGGCCGAGCGGGGCGGGCACGCGCGGCGCATCTACCGGCTGTCGGAGCCGGGTCGCGAGGCGGTTCGCACGCGTCGCGCCACCCTCGAGAGCCTGTGGGCGGAGGCCGCCGAGGCGGTGCGGTGA
- a CDS encoding AbrB/MazE/SpoVT family DNA-binding domain-containing protein, whose amino-acid sequence MRITTKGRVTIPRAIRDQLGLLPHTELECRVRGEEVVLTRADSRPRGLRVVAHLSGRGDIPMTTDEILALTRDAGPV is encoded by the coding sequence ATGAGAATCACGACGAAGGGCCGAGTGACCATTCCGAGAGCGATTCGCGATCAGCTCGGGCTGCTGCCCCATACCGAGTTGGAGTGTCGTGTGCGAGGAGAGGAGGTCGTTCTCACCCGCGCGGATTCGAGACCGCGTGGACTTCGGGTGGTCGCACATCTCTCCGGGCGGGGTGACATCCCAATGACTACCGACGAGATTCTCGCTCTGACCCGCGACGCCGGCCCCGTCTGA